From the Streptomyces nigrescens genome, one window contains:
- the groES gene encoding co-chaperone GroES: MTTTSSKVAIKPLEDRIVVQPLDAEQTTASGLVIPDTAKEKPQEGVVLAVGPGRVEDGKRVELDVKVGDVVLYSKYGGTEVKYNNEDYLVLSARDVLAIVEK, translated from the coding sequence GTGACGACCACCAGCTCCAAGGTTGCCATCAAGCCGCTTGAGGACCGCATTGTGGTCCAGCCGCTCGACGCCGAGCAGACCACGGCCTCGGGCCTGGTCATTCCGGACACCGCCAAGGAGAAGCCCCAGGAGGGCGTCGTCCTGGCCGTGGGCCCGGGCCGGGTCGAGGACGGCAAGCGCGTCGAGCTCGACGTGAAGGTCGGCGACGTCGTGCTCTACAGCAAGTACGGCGGCACCGAGGTGAAGTACAACAACGAGGACTACCTCGTTCTCTCGGCTCGCGACGTTCTCGCGATCGTCGAGAAGTAA
- the groL gene encoding chaperonin GroEL (60 kDa chaperone family; promotes refolding of misfolded polypeptides especially under stressful conditions; forms two stacked rings of heptamers to form a barrel-shaped 14mer; ends can be capped by GroES; misfolded proteins enter the barrel where they are refolded when GroES binds): MAKILKFDEDARRALERGVNKLADTVKVTIGPKGRNVVIDKKFGAPTITNDGVTIAREVEVDDPYENLGAQLVKEVATKTNDIAGDGTTTATVLAQALVREGLRNVAAGASPAALKKGIDAAVKAVSDELLATARPIDDKSDIAAVAGLSAQDKQVGELIAEAMDKVGKDGVITVEESNTFGLELDFTEGMAFDKGYLSPYMVTDQERMEAVLEDPYILIHQGKIASIQDLLPLLEKVIQAGASKPLLIIAEDVEGEALSTLVVNKIRGTFNAVAVKAPGFGDRRKAMLGDMATLTGATVIAEEVGLKLDQAGLDVLGTARRVTVTKDDTTIVDGGGKAEDVTGRVAQIKAEIESTDSDWDREKLQERLAKLAGGVCVIRVGAATEVELKEKKHRLEDAISATRAAVEEGIVSGGGSALVHAGKVLEGSLGKEGDEATGVAVVRRAVVEPLRWIAENAGLEGYVITAKVAEQDKGNGFNAATGEYGDLVKAGVIDPVKVTRSALENAASIASLLLTTETLVVEKPAEEEPEAGHGHGHSH; the protein is encoded by the coding sequence ATGGCGAAGATCCTGAAGTTCGACGAGGACGCCCGTCGCGCCCTTGAGCGCGGCGTCAACAAGCTTGCCGACACCGTCAAGGTGACGATCGGCCCCAAGGGCCGCAACGTCGTCATCGACAAGAAGTTCGGCGCGCCGACGATCACCAACGACGGTGTCACCATCGCGCGTGAGGTCGAGGTCGACGACCCGTACGAGAACCTTGGCGCCCAGCTCGTCAAGGAGGTGGCGACCAAGACCAACGACATCGCGGGTGACGGCACCACCACCGCCACCGTGCTGGCCCAGGCGCTGGTCCGCGAGGGCCTGCGCAACGTCGCCGCCGGCGCCTCCCCCGCCGCCCTGAAGAAGGGCATCGACGCCGCCGTCAAGGCCGTGTCCGACGAGCTCCTCGCGACCGCCCGTCCGATCGACGACAAGTCCGACATCGCCGCCGTGGCCGGCCTGTCCGCGCAGGACAAGCAGGTCGGCGAGCTCATCGCCGAGGCGATGGACAAGGTCGGCAAGGACGGTGTCATCACCGTCGAGGAGTCCAACACCTTCGGTCTGGAGCTGGACTTCACCGAGGGCATGGCCTTCGACAAGGGCTACCTCTCGCCGTACATGGTCACCGACCAGGAGCGTATGGAGGCCGTCCTCGAGGACCCGTACATCCTGATCCACCAGGGCAAGATCGCCTCGATCCAGGACCTGCTGCCGCTGCTGGAGAAGGTCATCCAGGCCGGTGCCTCCAAGCCGCTGCTGATCATCGCCGAGGACGTCGAGGGCGAGGCCCTGTCGACCCTGGTCGTGAACAAGATCCGTGGCACCTTCAACGCCGTGGCCGTCAAGGCCCCCGGCTTCGGTGACCGCCGCAAGGCGATGCTCGGCGACATGGCCACCCTCACCGGTGCCACCGTCATCGCCGAGGAGGTCGGCCTCAAGCTCGACCAGGCCGGTCTGGACGTGCTCGGCACCGCCCGCCGCGTGACCGTCACCAAGGACGACACCACCATCGTCGACGGTGGCGGCAAGGCCGAGGACGTCACCGGCCGGGTGGCCCAGATCAAGGCCGAGATCGAGTCCACCGACTCGGACTGGGACCGCGAGAAGCTCCAGGAGCGCCTCGCCAAGCTCGCCGGTGGCGTCTGCGTCATCCGCGTGGGTGCGGCCACCGAGGTCGAGCTCAAGGAGAAGAAGCACCGTCTGGAGGACGCCATCTCCGCGACCCGCGCCGCGGTCGAGGAGGGCATCGTCTCCGGTGGTGGCTCCGCGCTGGTCCACGCCGGCAAGGTGCTGGAGGGCTCCCTCGGCAAGGAGGGTGACGAGGCCACCGGTGTCGCCGTCGTCCGCCGCGCCGTCGTCGAGCCGCTGCGCTGGATCGCGGAGAACGCCGGCCTCGAGGGCTACGTCATCACCGCGAAGGTCGCCGAGCAGGACAAGGGCAACGGCTTCAACGCCGCCACCGGCGAGTACGGCGACCTGGTCAAGGCCGGCGTCATCGACCCGGTCAAGGTCACCCGCTCCGCCCTGGAGAACGCCGCGTCGATCGCTTCGCTGCTCCTGACGACCGAGACCCTGGTCGTCGAGAAGCCCGCGGAGGAGGAGCCGGAGGCCGGTCACGGTCACGGCCACTCGCACTGA
- a CDS encoding hydroxyacid dehydrogenase, giving the protein MPPTSDSPPGPGEVPPVRPRLLLSMGPGVVERVLDGRHHTRLAALARTDPRLVAHDLADPAPGVAAALADAEVLLTCWGAPPLTDRVLAAAPRLRAVVHAAGSVKHHLTDACWDRGIAVTSAAAANALPVAEYTLAAVLFANKRVLHSAHRYRGLRAPHDWPRELDGAGNYRRTVGVIGASRIGRRVIELLRPFDLRVLLYDPYVDAAEAARLGVGPVPLDALCAESDIVTVHAPQLPATRHLLGTRELGLMPDGATLINTARGSLVDEAALLPELTTGRLHAVLDVTEPELPPPGSPLYDLPNVLLTPHVAGSLGTELHRLADHALDELERYGRGRPFLTPVRPEDLHHSA; this is encoded by the coding sequence ATGCCCCCCACCTCTGACAGTCCCCCCGGGCCCGGGGAAGTGCCGCCGGTCCGGCCCCGCTTGCTGCTGTCGATGGGCCCGGGCGTCGTCGAGCGGGTCCTGGACGGCCGCCACCACACCCGCCTCGCGGCCCTCGCCCGTACCGACCCCCGCCTCGTCGCCCACGATCTGGCCGACCCCGCCCCCGGGGTCGCCGCCGCCCTCGCCGACGCCGAGGTGCTGCTCACCTGCTGGGGCGCACCGCCCCTCACCGACCGGGTCCTGGCCGCGGCCCCCCGGCTGCGGGCCGTCGTCCACGCCGCCGGATCGGTCAAGCACCACCTCACGGACGCCTGCTGGGACCGCGGTATCGCCGTCACCTCGGCCGCCGCCGCCAACGCCCTCCCGGTCGCCGAATACACCCTCGCCGCGGTCCTCTTCGCCAACAAGCGCGTCCTGCACTCCGCTCACCGCTACCGCGGCCTGCGGGCACCCCACGACTGGCCGCGCGAACTCGACGGGGCCGGCAACTACCGCCGCACCGTCGGCGTCATCGGCGCCTCCCGCATCGGCCGTCGCGTCATCGAGCTGCTGCGCCCGTTCGACCTGCGCGTGCTGCTGTACGACCCGTACGTGGACGCCGCCGAGGCCGCCCGGCTCGGTGTGGGCCCGGTCCCCCTCGACGCCCTCTGCGCCGAGAGCGACATCGTCACCGTGCACGCCCCGCAGCTGCCCGCCACCCGCCATCTGCTCGGCACCCGCGAACTGGGCCTGATGCCCGACGGCGCGACCCTGATCAACACCGCCCGCGGCTCGCTGGTCGACGAGGCGGCCCTGCTCCCCGAGCTGACGACCGGCCGGCTGCACGCCGTCCTCGACGTCACCGAGCCCGAACTCCCGCCCCCCGGCTCGCCGTTGTACGACCTGCCGAACGTACTGCTGACCCCGCACGTGGCGGGGTCACTGGGCACCGAACTCCACCGCCTGGCCGACCACGCCCTCGACGAACTCGAACGCTACGGCCGGGGCCGCCCGTTCCTCACCCCCGTACGGCCGGAGGATCTGCACCACTCGGCGTGA
- a CDS encoding SDR family NAD(P)-dependent oxidoreductase — MTTALITGATAGIGAAFARRLASDGHSVVLVARDEKRLHEQATELHDRHGIEAEVLSADLATEEGIAAVEARLSDTKHPVDMLVNNAGFGNKGEYLEVPMADELTMLKVHCEAVLRLTTAGVRGMRDRRRGAVVNVASVAAFVPRGTYGASKAWVVQFTQGAARDLAGSGVRLMALCPGFVRTEFHQRAGMGTDNIPGWMWLDADKLVDAAMKDLTRGKSLSIPDPRYKALMGAVKLAPRGVLSGLTSRTGRKYGPR; from the coding sequence ATGACGACTGCATTGATCACGGGAGCGACGGCGGGCATCGGGGCGGCGTTCGCCCGGCGGCTCGCGAGTGACGGCCACAGCGTGGTGCTGGTGGCGCGCGACGAGAAGCGACTGCACGAGCAGGCCACCGAGTTGCACGACCGGCACGGCATCGAGGCGGAGGTGCTGAGCGCCGACCTGGCCACCGAGGAGGGCATCGCCGCCGTCGAGGCCCGGCTCTCGGACACCAAGCACCCGGTGGACATGCTGGTGAACAACGCCGGCTTCGGCAACAAGGGCGAGTACCTCGAAGTCCCCATGGCCGACGAGCTGACGATGCTCAAGGTGCACTGTGAGGCGGTGCTGCGGCTGACCACGGCCGGGGTGCGCGGGATGCGGGACCGGCGCCGGGGCGCGGTGGTCAATGTGGCGTCGGTGGCGGCGTTCGTGCCGCGCGGCACCTACGGCGCGAGCAAGGCGTGGGTCGTGCAGTTCACCCAGGGCGCGGCGCGCGATCTGGCGGGGAGCGGCGTGCGGTTGATGGCGCTGTGCCCGGGGTTCGTACGGACCGAGTTCCACCAGCGCGCCGGGATGGGGACGGACAACATCCCCGGGTGGATGTGGCTGGACGCGGACAAGCTGGTCGACGCCGCGATGAAGGACCTGACGCGGGGGAAGTCGCTCTCCATTCCCGATCCGCGGTACAAGGCGCTGATGGGCGCCGTGAAGCTGGCGCCCCGTGGCGTGCTGAGCGGTCTGACGTCCCGTACCGGCCGGAAGTACGGGCCCCGCTGA
- a CDS encoding MOSC domain-containing protein, with protein sequence MKLLSVNLGRPAPSRHTDAEGGTGIDKRPVDGPVTVTAPGPKGVGGSGLTGDAVVDLRHHGGDDQAVYAYAREDLDDWQRELGRELANGTFGENLTTSGVEVTGARIGERWRVGPQLLLEVSSPRIPCRTFHGWIGERGWIRRFTQAGVPGAYLRVIEPGEIRAGDAVEVVHRPDHEVTIGLMFRALTTRRELLPRLLEAGAALPEEARRKALKHAERAGG encoded by the coding sequence ATGAAGCTGCTGAGCGTGAATCTCGGCCGGCCCGCCCCGTCCCGGCACACCGATGCCGAGGGCGGTACCGGCATCGACAAACGGCCCGTGGACGGCCCGGTGACGGTCACCGCCCCGGGGCCCAAGGGCGTCGGAGGCAGCGGACTGACCGGCGACGCGGTGGTCGACCTGCGCCATCACGGCGGCGACGACCAGGCCGTCTACGCCTATGCACGGGAGGATCTGGACGACTGGCAGCGGGAGCTGGGCCGCGAGCTTGCCAACGGGACCTTCGGCGAGAACCTCACCACGTCGGGTGTGGAGGTCACCGGCGCCCGTATCGGCGAGCGCTGGCGGGTCGGCCCGCAGCTGCTGCTGGAGGTGAGCTCACCGCGGATCCCCTGCCGGACGTTCCACGGGTGGATCGGCGAGCGCGGCTGGATCAGGCGGTTCACCCAGGCCGGGGTTCCCGGTGCGTATCTGCGGGTGATCGAGCCGGGCGAGATCCGCGCCGGGGACGCCGTCGAGGTGGTGCACCGCCCGGATCACGAGGTGACGATCGGGCTGATGTTCCGGGCCCTGACCACCCGGCGGGAGCTGCTGCCGCGGCTGCTGGAGGCGGGCGCGGCGCTTCCGGAGGAGGCGCGGCGGAAGGCGTTGAAGCATGCCGAGCGGGCGGGGGGTTGA
- a CDS encoding LysR family transcriptional regulator, with the protein MIEARHLRVLRAVARTGSFSAAARELGCTQPAVSQQMKALEQSAGTPLLVRAGREMRLTQAGEALVRHAVGILAGLTAAEEEIAAIAGLRAGRVRLVSFPSGSSTLVPTALATMRAAHPGTRVSLVEAEPPRSIEMLRNGDCEIALAFRYPEVRGADPEAGAEWDDLVVRPILADRLVGLVPDGHRLAKAGAARFAELADEPWIAGCPRCRRHLVEVCESAGFTPRIDFATDDYPAVIGLVGAGLGVAALPELTLASVRPKGATAVRLEPAVHREIVALTLPDLARVPAVEATLNQLVDAARR; encoded by the coding sequence ATGATCGAGGCCCGTCACCTCCGTGTGCTGCGCGCCGTGGCCAGGACCGGCTCGTTCTCCGCCGCCGCGCGCGAACTGGGCTGCACCCAGCCGGCCGTCAGCCAGCAGATGAAGGCGCTGGAACAGTCCGCCGGCACCCCGTTGCTGGTCCGCGCGGGCCGCGAGATGCGGCTGACCCAGGCGGGCGAGGCGCTCGTACGGCACGCCGTCGGCATCCTGGCCGGGCTCACCGCCGCCGAGGAGGAGATCGCCGCCATCGCGGGCCTGCGCGCGGGACGGGTGCGGCTGGTCTCCTTCCCTTCCGGCAGCTCGACGCTGGTGCCGACCGCCCTGGCGACGATGCGCGCCGCGCATCCGGGCACCCGGGTCTCGCTGGTCGAGGCCGAGCCGCCGCGCTCGATCGAGATGCTGCGCAACGGTGACTGCGAGATCGCGCTGGCCTTCCGCTATCCGGAGGTGCGCGGTGCGGACCCGGAGGCCGGGGCGGAGTGGGACGACCTGGTGGTGCGCCCGATCCTCGCGGACCGGCTGGTCGGGCTGGTGCCGGACGGTCACCGGCTGGCGAAGGCGGGTGCCGCGCGCTTCGCCGAGTTGGCCGACGAACCGTGGATCGCGGGCTGTCCCCGCTGCCGCCGGCATCTCGTGGAGGTCTGTGAGAGCGCGGGCTTCACCCCGCGTATCGACTTCGCGACGGACGACTATCCGGCGGTCATCGGCCTGGTCGGCGCCGGCCTGGGGGTCGCCGCGCTGCCCGAGCTCACGCTGGCGTCGGTGCGCCCCAAGGGAGCCACGGCCGTACGTCTGGAGCCTGCCGTGCACCGCGAGATCGTCGCGCTCACGCTGCCGGACCTGGCGCGGGTCCCCGCCGTCGAGGCGACGCTCAACCAGCTGGTGGACGCGGCCAGGCGCTGA
- a CDS encoding WhiB family transcriptional regulator: MADFSRLPGPNADLWDWQLLAACRGVDSSLFFHPEGERGAARSARETSAKEVCMRCPVRAECAAHALAVREPYGVWGGLTEDEREELMGRARHRLVPASSMTGHAGISGA, encoded by the coding sequence ATGGCAGATTTCTCCCGCCTCCCGGGCCCGAACGCAGACCTCTGGGACTGGCAGCTGCTGGCCGCCTGCCGCGGCGTGGACAGCTCGCTGTTCTTCCATCCCGAAGGCGAGCGCGGAGCGGCCCGCAGCGCGCGTGAGACATCGGCGAAGGAGGTCTGCATGCGCTGCCCTGTACGGGCCGAGTGCGCGGCGCATGCGCTGGCTGTCCGTGAGCCCTACGGGGTGTGGGGCGGCCTGACGGAGGACGAGCGCGAGGAACTCATGGGCCGGGCCCGGCACCGGCTGGTCCCCGCCTCCTCCATGACCGGTCACGCGGGGATCTCCGGCGCCTGA
- a CDS encoding response regulator transcription factor produces MTSVLVCDDSPLAREALRRAVATVPGVERVTTAANGEEVLRRWGADRSDLILMDVRMPGLGGVETVRRLLSADPGARIIMLTVAEDLDGVALAVAAGARGYLHKDASRAELRATVTQALADPTWRLAPRRLRSAEMGAAPTLTAREIQVLEGMSHGRSNAEIGRELFLSEDTVKTHARRLFKKLGASDRAHAVALGFRWGLVR; encoded by the coding sequence ATGACATCCGTCCTCGTCTGCGACGACTCCCCGCTTGCCCGAGAGGCGCTCCGTCGGGCGGTTGCGACCGTGCCCGGCGTCGAGCGTGTGACGACCGCGGCCAACGGCGAGGAAGTCCTCCGCCGCTGGGGTGCCGATCGTTCGGATCTGATTTTGATGGACGTACGGATGCCCGGTCTCGGCGGTGTCGAGACCGTGCGCCGGCTGCTGTCGGCAGACCCGGGCGCCCGGATCATCATGCTCACGGTGGCCGAGGACCTGGACGGTGTCGCGCTCGCGGTCGCCGCCGGTGCCCGCGGCTATCTGCACAAGGACGCCTCGCGCGCCGAGCTGCGGGCGACGGTGACCCAGGCGCTCGCCGATCCGACGTGGCGGCTCGCCCCGCGCCGGCTGCGGTCCGCCGAGATGGGTGCCGCGCCGACGCTGACCGCGCGCGAGATCCAGGTGCTGGAGGGCATGAGCCACGGCCGTTCGAACGCCGAGATCGGCCGTGAGCTTTTTCTCTCCGAGGACACGGTCAAGACCCATGCCCGGCGCCTTTTCAAGAAACTCGGCGCCTCGGACCGGGCGCATGCGGTGGCCCTGGGCTTCCGCTGGGGACTGGTCCGCTAA
- a CDS encoding sigma-70 family RNA polymerase sigma factor, with protein sequence MRDDGKQEIGDLVARAVEGDQRATHDLLAHVHPLALRYCRTRLSRLPGDARHFVEDLAQEVCVAVLCALPRYRDTGKPFEAFVFAIAGHKVADLQRAAMRHPGSTAVPSDEMPEQPDDSLGPEERALLSSDAEWAKKLLANLPENQRELVLLRVAVGLTAEETGQMLGMSPGAVRVAQHRALSRLRALAEQ encoded by the coding sequence ATGCGCGATGACGGGAAGCAGGAAATCGGCGATCTCGTCGCACGCGCCGTCGAGGGGGACCAGCGGGCCACCCATGATCTTCTGGCCCATGTGCACCCCCTCGCCCTGCGCTACTGCCGTACCCGGCTGTCGCGGCTGCCGGGTGATGCCCGGCACTTCGTCGAGGATCTGGCGCAGGAAGTGTGTGTCGCGGTGCTCTGTGCGCTGCCGCGCTACCGCGACACCGGCAAGCCCTTCGAGGCGTTCGTCTTCGCCATCGCGGGGCACAAGGTCGCCGATCTGCAGCGGGCCGCGATGCGGCATCCGGGCAGCACGGCCGTGCCGTCCGACGAGATGCCCGAGCAGCCGGACGACTCCCTCGGCCCCGAGGAGCGGGCGCTGCTGAGCAGCGACGCCGAGTGGGCCAAGAAGCTGCTGGCGAACCTTCCGGAAAATCAGCGGGAACTCGTTCTGCTGCGGGTCGCCGTCGGGCTGACGGCCGAGGAGACCGGGCAGATGCTGGGGATGTCGCCCGGTGCGGTGCGGGTCGCCCAGCACCGTGCGCTGAGCAGGCTGCGGGCGCTGGCCGAGCAGTAG
- the guaB gene encoding IMP dehydrogenase, whose amino-acid sequence MSDNVDGMPAKFAMLGLTYDDVLLLPGASEVLPNAVSTASRVSRNVTVNIPLLSAAMDKVTEARMAIAMARQGGAGVLHRNLSIEDQANQVDLVKRSESGMVTDPITVRPDASLADADALCAKFRISGVPVTDAAGKLLGIVTNRDMAFEMDRSRQVREVMTPMPLVTGKVGISGEDAIELLRRHKIEKLPLVDDAGVLKGLITVKDFVKAEKYPNAAKDAEGRLVVGAAVGVGGEAYERAQALVEAGADFLVIDSAHGHSRGILDMIAKVKSNISVDVVGGNVATRDGAQALIDAGADGIKVGVGPGSICTTRVVAGVGVPQVTAIYEAARAANAAGVPLIGDGGLQFSGDIAKAIAAGADTVMLGSLLAGCEESPGEMVFINGKQFKSYRGMGSLGAMQSRGQARSFSKDRYFQDNVLSEDKLVPEGIEGQVPYRGPLASVAHQLVGGLRASMGYVGSADIPELKEKGRFVRITAAGLKESHPHDVQMVTEAPNYSRR is encoded by the coding sequence ATGAGTGACAACGTCGACGGTATGCCCGCCAAATTCGCCATGCTCGGGCTGACATACGACGACGTGCTGCTGCTGCCCGGTGCGTCGGAGGTGCTGCCCAACGCGGTGAGCACCGCGTCCCGGGTCTCGCGCAACGTCACGGTGAACATCCCGCTGCTGTCCGCGGCCATGGACAAGGTCACCGAGGCGCGGATGGCCATCGCCATGGCGCGGCAGGGCGGTGCGGGCGTGCTCCACCGCAATCTGTCCATCGAGGACCAGGCCAACCAGGTCGACCTGGTCAAGCGCTCCGAGTCCGGCATGGTCACCGACCCGATCACGGTCCGCCCGGACGCCTCCCTCGCCGACGCCGATGCGCTGTGTGCCAAGTTCCGCATCAGCGGTGTGCCGGTGACGGACGCCGCGGGCAAGCTGCTGGGCATCGTGACCAACCGCGACATGGCCTTCGAGATGGACCGCAGTCGTCAGGTCCGCGAGGTCATGACCCCGATGCCGCTGGTCACCGGCAAGGTCGGCATCTCCGGCGAGGACGCCATCGAGCTGCTGCGCCGCCACAAGATCGAGAAGCTTCCGCTGGTCGACGACGCGGGCGTCCTCAAGGGCCTGATCACGGTCAAGGACTTCGTCAAGGCGGAGAAGTACCCCAACGCCGCCAAGGACGCCGAGGGCCGGCTGGTCGTCGGTGCCGCGGTGGGCGTCGGCGGCGAGGCCTACGAGCGGGCGCAGGCGCTGGTCGAGGCCGGTGCCGACTTCCTCGTCATCGACAGCGCGCACGGCCACAGCCGCGGCATCCTCGACATGATCGCCAAGGTCAAGTCCAACATCAGCGTCGATGTCGTCGGCGGCAATGTCGCCACCCGCGACGGCGCCCAGGCGCTGATCGACGCGGGCGCCGACGGCATCAAGGTCGGTGTCGGCCCCGGCTCCATCTGCACCACCCGTGTCGTCGCCGGTGTCGGCGTGCCGCAGGTCACCGCGATCTACGAGGCGGCGCGGGCCGCGAACGCCGCGGGCGTACCGCTGATCGGTGACGGCGGTCTGCAGTTCTCCGGTGACATCGCCAAGGCCATCGCGGCCGGTGCGGACACGGTCATGCTGGGCTCGCTGCTGGCCGGCTGCGAGGAGTCGCCCGGCGAGATGGTCTTCATCAACGGCAAGCAGTTCAAGTCGTACCGCGGCATGGGTTCGCTGGGCGCGATGCAGTCCCGCGGCCAGGCCCGGTCCTTCTCCAAGGACCGCTACTTCCAGGACAACGTGCTCTCCGAGGACAAGCTGGTCCCCGAGGGCATCGAGGGCCAGGTGCCCTACCGCGGCCCGCTCGCCTCGGTCGCCCACCAGCTCGTCGGCGGCCTGCGCGCCTCCATGGGCTACGTCGGCTCCGCCGACATCCCCGAGCTCAAGGAGAAGGGCCGCTTCGTCCGGATCACCGCGGCGGGTCTCAAGGAGAGCCACCCGCACGACGTCCAGATGGTCACCGAGGCGCCCAACTACTCTCGTCGCTGA
- a CDS encoding GuaB3 family IMP dehydrogenase-related protein, with protein MTEIEIGRGKRGRRAYSFDDIAVVPSRRTRDPKEVSIAWQIDAYRFELPFLAAPMDSVVSPQTAIRIGELGGLGVLNLEGLWTRYEDPEPLLAEIAELDGATATKRLQEIYAAPIKEELIGQRIKEVRDAGVVTAAALSPQRTAQFSKAVVDAGVDIFVIRGTTVSAEHVSSAAEPLNLKQFIYELDVPVIVGGCATYTAALHLMRTGAAGVLVGFGGGAAHTTRNVLGIQVPMATAVADVAAARRDYMDESGGRYVHVIADGAVGWSGDLPKAIACGADAVMIGSPLARATDAPGRGHHWGMEAVHEDVPRGKRMDLGAVGTTEEVLLGPSTTPDGSMNFFGALRRAMATTGYSELKEFQRVEVTVAPRR; from the coding sequence GTGACTGAGATCGAGATCGGGCGCGGCAAGCGCGGCCGCCGGGCATATTCATTCGACGACATCGCCGTCGTACCCAGTCGCCGCACCCGCGACCCGAAGGAGGTCTCGATCGCCTGGCAGATCGACGCCTACCGCTTCGAGCTGCCGTTCCTGGCCGCTCCCATGGACTCGGTGGTCTCGCCGCAGACCGCGATCCGCATCGGTGAGCTGGGCGGCCTGGGCGTCCTCAACCTGGAAGGTCTCTGGACCCGGTACGAGGACCCGGAACCGCTGCTCGCCGAGATCGCCGAGCTGGACGGCGCCACGGCCACCAAGCGGCTGCAGGAGATCTACGCCGCGCCGATCAAGGAAGAGCTGATCGGCCAGCGCATCAAGGAGGTGCGCGACGCGGGCGTCGTCACCGCCGCCGCGCTGTCGCCGCAGCGTACGGCGCAGTTCTCCAAGGCCGTCGTCGACGCCGGCGTGGACATCTTCGTGATCCGCGGCACCACCGTCTCCGCCGAGCACGTCTCCTCCGCGGCCGAGCCGCTGAACCTCAAGCAGTTCATCTACGAGCTGGATGTCCCGGTCATCGTCGGCGGCTGCGCCACGTACACCGCGGCGCTCCACCTGATGCGTACCGGCGCCGCCGGTGTGCTGGTGGGCTTCGGCGGCGGCGCCGCGCACACCACGCGGAACGTCCTCGGCATCCAGGTCCCGATGGCGACCGCGGTCGCCGATGTCGCCGCCGCGCGCCGCGACTACATGGACGAGTCCGGCGGCCGCTACGTCCACGTCATCGCCGACGGCGCTGTGGGCTGGTCCGGTGACCTCCCGAAGGCGATCGCCTGCGGCGCCGACGCCGTGATGATCGGCTCCCCGCTGGCCCGCGCCACCGACGCGCCGGGCCGTGGCCACCACTGGGGCATGGAGGCGGTGCACGAGGACGTGCCGCGCGGCAAGCGGATGGACCTCGGGGCGGTCGGCACGACGGAGGAGGTGCTGTTGGGGCCGTCCACGACCCCCGACGGTTCGATGAACTTCTTCGGTGCGTTGCGCAGGGCGATGGCGACGACCGGGTACTCCGAGCTGAAGGAATTCCAGCGGGTTGAGGTGACGGTCGCCCCTCGGCGCTGA